A single genomic interval of uncultured Sunxiuqinia sp. harbors:
- a CDS encoding glycoside hydrolase family 127 protein, with the protein MNKIMRGSGFLSLMILFVFKLSAQEKSLVNTSKSPHAKLTPVNLTDVNWTDGFWAERFRVCEQSMVPHMMGMYMNDSISHGFANFEIAAGLKKGEHVGPPFHDGDFYKILEALIVVYSMNQEAELEQEIDSIIDIIGKTQREDGYIHTPVVIEQLGNEGQKNEFAERLDFETYNMGHLMTAGCIHYRLTGKRNLLDIAIKATDFLYDFYQRNKKELALNAICPSHYMGVTEMYRTTGDPKYLELAQGLIDIRAMVEDGHDHNQDRIPFRQQTKAIGHAVRANYLYAGVADVYAETGDKSLMTALDAIWHDLVETKLYITGACGALYDGVSPNGTTYDQPSIQQVHQAYGQDYELPNFSAHNESCANIGNLLWNWRMLLATGQAEYADIMEQVMYNSLLAGVSLDGERYFYTNPLAVSSDLPFELRWSKNREEYIGYCNCCPPNTIRTVAEIHNYLYSMSDDGLWFNFYAGNHLKTELKDGSKLELEQITDYPWSGDVTLKITKAPKGDLPFHIRIPSWCDQSEIVINGTRIDTDAISGTYQEIARTWKKGDVIQIKLAMSVNFIEANPLVEETRNQVAVQRGPVVYCLESVDLPEGVDLFQVAISPKQTFTPEKTEIANSQLVALNVEAELVREAGWDQDKLYRKISGKDLRNVPIKLIPYYAWDNRGKCDMSVWLQLAR; encoded by the coding sequence ATGAATAAAATAATGAGAGGAAGCGGTTTTTTGAGCCTGATGATCTTGTTCGTTTTTAAATTATCAGCTCAGGAAAAGAGTTTGGTCAATACATCAAAAAGCCCACATGCAAAGCTTACTCCGGTTAATTTAACCGATGTAAATTGGACGGATGGATTTTGGGCTGAGCGTTTTCGTGTTTGCGAACAAAGTATGGTTCCGCACATGATGGGCATGTATATGAATGACTCGATTAGCCACGGCTTCGCCAATTTTGAGATTGCAGCCGGCTTGAAAAAGGGCGAGCATGTTGGTCCTCCGTTTCATGATGGTGATTTTTATAAAATACTGGAAGCTTTGATTGTGGTTTATTCCATGAATCAGGAAGCAGAACTGGAACAGGAGATTGACTCGATCATTGATATTATTGGAAAAACTCAGCGCGAAGACGGCTATATCCACACGCCTGTTGTGATTGAGCAGTTAGGAAACGAAGGCCAAAAGAATGAGTTTGCAGAGCGACTTGATTTTGAGACCTACAATATGGGCCATTTGATGACTGCTGGATGCATTCATTATCGATTAACCGGAAAGCGAAATTTGCTGGATATAGCCATTAAGGCCACCGATTTCTTGTATGATTTTTATCAACGAAATAAGAAAGAGTTGGCGTTGAATGCCATTTGTCCTTCGCACTATATGGGTGTAACTGAAATGTACCGAACAACGGGTGATCCAAAATATTTGGAGCTCGCTCAAGGCTTAATCGATATTCGTGCCATGGTTGAAGACGGACACGATCATAATCAGGATCGTATTCCATTTCGTCAGCAGACAAAAGCAATTGGGCATGCAGTACGTGCAAATTATTTATACGCTGGTGTTGCCGATGTTTATGCTGAAACCGGTGATAAGTCGTTAATGACTGCGCTTGATGCTATTTGGCATGATTTGGTAGAAACTAAGCTATACATTACAGGAGCCTGCGGGGCTCTGTATGATGGCGTTTCTCCAAACGGCACAACCTACGATCAACCTTCAATTCAACAGGTGCATCAAGCCTATGGGCAAGACTATGAGCTGCCTAACTTTTCGGCACATAACGAATCATGCGCTAATATTGGAAATCTGCTTTGGAACTGGCGAATGCTTTTGGCCACCGGACAGGCTGAGTATGCTGATATTATGGAGCAAGTGATGTACAATAGTCTATTAGCCGGTGTTAGCTTGGATGGTGAACGTTATTTCTACACCAATCCGCTGGCAGTTTCAAGCGATTTACCTTTTGAACTTCGCTGGTCAAAGAATAGAGAAGAATACATCGGATATTGCAATTGTTGTCCGCCGAATACGATTCGTACAGTTGCAGAAATTCACAATTACCTGTATAGCATGTCTGACGATGGACTTTGGTTTAATTTTTATGCCGGCAACCATTTGAAAACAGAATTGAAAGATGGCTCGAAGTTAGAGCTGGAGCAAATTACCGACTATCCATGGAGTGGCGATGTTACCTTGAAAATTACTAAAGCTCCAAAAGGAGATTTGCCATTTCATATTCGCATACCCTCGTGGTGCGATCAGTCCGAAATCGTAATAAATGGAACTCGTATTGATACCGACGCTATTTCAGGAACCTATCAGGAAATAGCAAGAACTTGGAAAAAGGGAGATGTCATTCAAATTAAATTGGCTATGTCTGTTAATTTTATCGAGGCTAATCCGTTGGTTGAAGAAACCAGAAATCAGGTTGCAGTGCAAAGAGGACCCGTAGTTTATTGTCTTGAATCGGTTGATTTACCCGAAGGTGTTGATCTGTTTCAAGTCGCCATTTCTCCGAAACAAACGTTCACCCCCGAAAAAACTGAAATTGCCAATAGCCAACTAGTAGCACTTAACGTAGAAGCTGAATTGGTGCGTGAAGCAGGTTGGGATCAGGACAAGTTATATCGGAAAATATCAGGAAAGGACCTACGTAATGTACCAATCAAGCTCATTCCTTATTATGCCTGGGATAATCGAGGTAAGTGCGATATGAGCGTTTGGCTTCAGTTGGCACGATGA
- a CDS encoding DUF5703 domain-containing protein encodes MRTYFSILIITSCVLAMLSVSAQPRQLDQYNTVWNTPSENASESMPCGGGDIGLNVWSEDGDVLFYLSKSGTFDESNTFLKLGRVRLKLNPNPFDGSVFKQELHLKDGYVSLSARKGDVSADVKIWVDVVRPVIHVEVNASQKINAQAHYESWRYQNRFLRKLENFQNSYKWVNPEGVKTYADQILFTDGGVQFMHQNNSETVFDVTVKQQGMEAVKDSLYNPIAGLTFGGFMTGENMIAAGNENGRYQNTNFKSWVLESKRASKSHEIEIFLTTADSRSEWRSKMDQLQKEARDNRKTAFENTTAWWQQFWERSFVFINSDDAAEKDTVWQVGRNYQLFRYMLGCNAYGNYPTKFNGGLFTVDPVFTDSTRAFTPDFRNWGGGTFTAQNQRLVYFPMLKSGDFELMKPQFDFYKRLLHNATLRSQFYWGHEGACFTEQIENFGLPNGSEYNWDRPEDYPKGRQYNAWLEYQYDTSLEFCFMILETARYNGNEISEYLPLIKSCLTFFDEHYRYLATQRGRQTLDGNGHLVLYPGSACETYKMAYNSTTTVAALKIVLEHLIALPNRYDGQIDRERWKAMLDRVPPISFTEHEGHQTIAPAKLWERVNNTEVPQLYPVYPWGMYGVGKANLEVAINTWKYDPDAIKFRSHVGWKQDVIFAARMGLNDEAADLCIAKMKDSGRRFPAFWGPGFDWVPDHNWGGSGMIGVQEMLMQTVDDKIYLFPSWPKEWDVHFKLHAPDQTTIEVVLKKGEIESLKVFPESRTEDVVNCYETNK; translated from the coding sequence ATGAGGACTTACTTTTCAATACTGATAATCACAAGTTGTGTTTTGGCAATGTTAAGCGTGAGTGCGCAGCCAAGGCAATTGGACCAATACAATACGGTTTGGAATACACCAAGTGAAAATGCTTCAGAGTCCATGCCTTGCGGAGGCGGAGATATTGGGTTGAATGTGTGGTCGGAAGATGGCGATGTGCTGTTTTACCTATCTAAAAGTGGTACGTTTGATGAGAGTAATACATTCTTGAAACTTGGCCGGGTCAGATTGAAATTGAACCCCAATCCGTTTGATGGGAGCGTGTTTAAGCAAGAACTTCATTTGAAAGATGGCTATGTTTCGTTGAGTGCTAGAAAAGGAGATGTATCAGCCGACGTGAAAATTTGGGTTGATGTTGTTCGGCCTGTTATTCATGTAGAAGTGAATGCCAGTCAAAAAATAAATGCACAAGCTCATTACGAAAGTTGGCGGTATCAGAATCGCTTTCTTCGGAAATTGGAGAATTTTCAGAATTCTTACAAATGGGTAAATCCTGAAGGGGTGAAAACATATGCTGATCAAATCCTCTTTACAGATGGAGGCGTGCAGTTTATGCATCAGAATAATTCGGAGACTGTTTTTGATGTGACGGTGAAACAGCAAGGAATGGAAGCTGTTAAAGATTCGCTCTATAATCCAATTGCCGGTTTGACTTTTGGCGGATTTATGACTGGCGAGAACATGATTGCTGCAGGGAATGAAAATGGAAGGTATCAGAATACGAATTTCAAATCCTGGGTTTTGGAAAGCAAACGAGCGTCAAAGTCGCATGAAATTGAAATTTTTCTGACTACTGCTGATAGTCGCAGCGAATGGCGCTCGAAAATGGATCAATTGCAAAAGGAGGCTCGTGATAACCGGAAAACTGCTTTTGAAAATACAACGGCCTGGTGGCAGCAGTTTTGGGAAAGAAGTTTCGTGTTTATCAATTCAGATGATGCTGCTGAAAAAGATACGGTTTGGCAGGTAGGCCGAAACTATCAGCTGTTTCGTTATATGCTTGGATGCAATGCTTATGGCAATTATCCCACAAAATTTAATGGCGGACTTTTTACCGTCGATCCTGTTTTTACTGATTCTACACGTGCTTTTACACCCGACTTTCGAAATTGGGGCGGTGGAACTTTTACAGCCCAAAATCAACGACTGGTGTATTTCCCAATGCTTAAGAGTGGCGATTTTGAGCTGATGAAACCCCAATTCGACTTCTATAAGAGGTTGCTGCACAATGCAACCTTGCGAAGTCAGTTTTATTGGGGACATGAGGGCGCTTGTTTTACCGAGCAAATAGAGAATTTTGGTCTGCCAAATGGTAGCGAGTATAACTGGGATCGACCTGAAGATTATCCGAAAGGACGACAGTACAATGCCTGGTTGGAATATCAGTACGATACCTCGCTCGAATTTTGTTTTATGATATTGGAGACCGCTCGATATAATGGAAATGAAATCTCGGAATATCTGCCTTTGATCAAGAGTTGCCTGACGTTTTTCGACGAGCACTACCGATATTTGGCGACGCAGCGCGGGCGTCAAACACTCGATGGAAATGGTCATTTGGTACTTTATCCCGGGTCGGCCTGCGAAACGTATAAAATGGCTTATAATTCGACAACCACTGTTGCCGCTTTGAAAATAGTGCTGGAACATTTGATTGCATTGCCCAATAGATATGATGGTCAAATTGATCGTGAAAGATGGAAGGCGATGCTGGATCGGGTTCCTCCAATCAGTTTTACGGAGCATGAAGGCCATCAAACTATTGCTCCGGCTAAGTTGTGGGAGCGGGTGAATAATACCGAAGTGCCACAATTGTATCCAGTTTATCCGTGGGGTATGTATGGCGTTGGCAAAGCCAATCTGGAAGTTGCCATCAACACGTGGAAATATGATCCTGATGCGATTAAATTTCGTAGCCATGTGGGATGGAAGCAAGATGTGATTTTTGCTGCTCGAATGGGATTGAATGACGAAGCGGCAGATTTGTGTATTGCGAAAATGAAAGATTCCGGCAGGCGATTTCCTGCTTTCTGGGGGCCCGGATTCGATTGGGTTCCCGACCACAATTGGGGAGGATCGGGCATGATTGGTGTTCAGGAAATGCTGATGCAGACCGTGGATGATAAAATCTACTTATTTCCTTCATGGCCCAAAGAATGGGATGTGCATTTTAAACTGCATGCACCAGATCAAACAACAATAGAAGTCGTTCTGAAAAAGGGCGAAATTGAATCGCTAAAAGTTTTTCCTGAAAGCAGAACTGAAGATGTCGTTAATTGCTATGAAACCAATAAATAA
- a CDS encoding L-rhamnose mutarotase: protein MNRRFGQMIRLKPEGSEEYIRQHANVWSGVLAKIKECNLENYSIFFRDDYLFAYFEYAGDDFDTDMAKMADDEETQRWWDVVKPLMSPLENRSPGEFWSEMEEIFHLD from the coding sequence ATGAACAGACGCTTTGGACAAATGATTCGGTTAAAACCAGAAGGTTCTGAAGAATATATCCGGCAGCACGCGAATGTGTGGTCGGGAGTGTTGGCAAAGATCAAAGAGTGTAATTTAGAAAACTATTCCATCTTTTTTCGCGACGACTACCTATTTGCTTATTTCGAATATGCGGGAGATGATTTTGATACCGATATGGCAAAAATGGCAGATGATGAAGAAACACAGCGTTGGTGGGATGTGGTGAAACCGCTAATGAGCCCTCTGGAAAATCGAAGCCCCGGAGAGTTTTGGAGCGAGATGGAAGAAATATTTCATTTGGATTGA
- a CDS encoding L-rhamnose/proton symporter RhaT, with the protein MVPTSPIIGPMLHAIGGVSASSCYVPFQKTKNWSWGTFWLVQGLFAWILMPILIGVITVPDFFFILKHAPSKPIWAAFLLGSAYGFGSMSFGVSIQYIGYSLTYTLAIGISAIVGTILPLMIFGGLVEYFTAPGGMVVLVGMIVSILGVAGCGWAGFRREHEMTMVQGGLKRSNMLIGLVLTIIAGVLSGVFNISLEFGQPIADMAAEHRAGHFEGNAKLIVSTAGCWVVNVIWFIVLGVRKKTLKEFTTKSGLKSSVITKNILWSALAGSLWFLQFFFYGLGHVNMGKFQFASWVLHMSMLIFFSYIIGVIMKEWKNVNRNTYILLVIALWVLVSSFCVIAYGSMQG; encoded by the coding sequence ATGGTACCAACTAGCCCGATAATCGGACCAATGCTGCACGCCATCGGAGGCGTGTCTGCCTCATCATGCTATGTTCCTTTTCAGAAAACAAAAAATTGGTCTTGGGGAACTTTCTGGCTAGTACAAGGCTTGTTTGCCTGGATTTTAATGCCCATACTTATTGGTGTAATTACGGTTCCTGATTTCTTCTTCATTTTAAAGCACGCTCCCTCAAAGCCAATTTGGGCTGCTTTTCTTTTGGGTTCTGCGTATGGTTTTGGCAGTATGTCGTTTGGTGTTTCTATACAGTATATTGGCTATTCATTAACTTATACGCTGGCTATCGGTATTTCTGCTATCGTGGGAACTATTTTGCCTTTGATGATCTTTGGCGGATTAGTCGAATACTTCACAGCTCCTGGTGGTATGGTTGTTCTGGTTGGGATGATTGTTTCGATATTGGGGGTAGCCGGATGTGGCTGGGCCGGTTTTCGAAGAGAACACGAAATGACTATGGTGCAAGGAGGATTGAAAAGATCCAATATGTTGATTGGTTTGGTTTTAACAATAATTGCCGGAGTTCTTTCGGGTGTATTTAATATTTCACTGGAATTTGGACAACCCATTGCCGATATGGCTGCGGAACACAGAGCTGGTCATTTCGAGGGAAATGCCAAATTAATTGTTTCAACAGCCGGATGCTGGGTGGTGAATGTAATTTGGTTCATCGTGTTGGGTGTGCGAAAAAAAACCTTAAAAGAATTTACAACTAAAAGCGGACTGAAAAGTAGCGTTATTACGAAAAATATATTGTGGTCGGCTTTGGCCGGATCTCTGTGGTTTTTGCAATTTTTCTTTTACGGACTGGGACATGTGAATATGGGAAAATTTCAATTTGCCAGTTGGGTGCTTCACATGTCTATGCTCATCTTCTTTAGTTATATTATTGGTGTAATTATGAAGGAATGGAAAAACGTAAATCGCAACACCTATATTTTGTTGGTGATCGCTCTTTGGGTTTTAGTTTCTTCTTTTTGTGTGATTGCTTATGGAAGCATGCAGGGGTAA
- a CDS encoding uroporphyrinogen decarboxylase family protein — MKLTHKERFLATINYEQVDRPASWLGLPVPQAENALTTHFKVKSIDDLRTTIDDDIYPIEVPYNYEPSNHIACAFKFAKVDHLDSPDERTLTAPGFFEDYTDPADVAKFDWPDPAKYLDREESLRRAKAVDPDYVRMGVMWSAHFQDACSAFGMEQALVTMLMAPDMFQAVIERITDFYLKANEIFYEATKGYLDAVLIGNDFGSQTGLMVDPGLLRTHVFPGTKKLIDQAKSYGLKVIHHSCGSIFPIIDDLIELGVDVIHPIQALAADMDAAHLKEHYYGKIAFCGGVDAQYLLVKGDAKSVAEKVEELKRLFPTGLVISPSHEAILPDIPPVNIQAMFNSINKTK, encoded by the coding sequence ATGAAACTAACGCACAAAGAACGCTTTTTAGCCACGATCAACTATGAGCAAGTTGATCGTCCGGCATCATGGCTGGGATTGCCGGTGCCTCAGGCTGAAAACGCATTGACCACACACTTTAAGGTAAAGTCAATTGATGATTTGCGTACAACGATTGACGATGATATTTATCCCATTGAAGTGCCATACAATTATGAGCCCTCGAACCATATCGCTTGTGCTTTTAAGTTTGCCAAGGTTGATCATTTGGATTCGCCCGATGAGCGAACTCTGACGGCTCCCGGCTTTTTTGAGGATTATACCGATCCGGCCGATGTCGCTAAATTTGATTGGCCTGATCCGGCAAAGTATCTTGATCGGGAAGAATCGCTGAGACGGGCGAAGGCCGTTGATCCGGATTACGTGCGAATGGGGGTGATGTGGAGTGCCCATTTTCAGGATGCCTGTTCTGCTTTCGGAATGGAACAGGCACTAGTGACCATGTTAATGGCTCCGGATATGTTTCAGGCTGTGATTGAGCGGATTACTGATTTTTACCTGAAAGCCAACGAGATTTTCTACGAAGCCACAAAAGGATATTTGGACGCTGTTTTGATTGGCAATGATTTTGGCAGTCAAACCGGTTTGATGGTCGATCCTGGATTACTACGAACACATGTTTTTCCGGGAACTAAAAAGTTGATTGATCAGGCGAAAAGTTACGGGCTGAAAGTTATTCATCATTCCTGTGGTTCTATTTTTCCAATTATTGATGATTTAATTGAATTGGGAGTGGATGTTATTCACCCCATTCAGGCCTTGGCTGCCGATATGGATGCCGCACATCTGAAAGAGCACTACTACGGAAAAATTGCTTTTTGTGGTGGAGTTGATGCCCAGTACTTGCTTGTTAAAGGAGATGCAAAGTCGGTGGCCGAAAAAGTTGAAGAACTGAAACGCTTATTTCCGACCGGTTTGGTCATCTCGCCAAGTCATGAAGCCATATTACCCGATATTCCACCTGTAAATATTCAAGCCATGTTTAACTCAATCAATAAAACGAAATGA
- a CDS encoding family 78 glycoside hydrolase catalytic domain produces the protein MKVTNLKTEYKSNPVGLKACSPRLSWEIVDEKRNVSQNAYQVKCATSKLDLQNESKLIWNSGRIDSDQSIHVEYGGRELQSGQRVYWTVKVWNNYKEESEWSASAFWEMGLFNDDDWKAQWIEPAYKEDPSDSTPSPYLRKEFHLKKNIKKAAAYLTCHGLYELSLNGEKVSEDLFTPGWTSYEQRLQYQTYDVTEQLISGKNAIGFVLGDGWYRGYLVWQGNKNLYGEKLALLCQIRIDYEDGSHEMIVTDDSWKSNTGAILKSDIYHGETYDARLGSEAWNKPDFDDQNWFGVTIKEYGVANLVSSEGVPVRITETIKPIEKIITPKGELVFDLGQNIVGWVRFRLKGNAGDQITLHHAEVLDPEGNFYTDNLRAAKAEDTYIFRGDGVEEFEPRFTFHGFRFVRVSDYSGDISLDDIEGRVVHSDMPLAGEFECSDPLVNRLQKNIDWGLRGNFLDVPTDCPQRDERLGWTGDAQIFAPTACFNRDAASFYTKWMKDYIADQREDGSVPWVVPNVIEDGGGTGWSDGFGATGWADAAVIIPWTVYQVYGDQRILEEQYESMKGWEEYMIKESGDRYLYDTVFHFGDWLSFAEYYSYYYNAPDYGYAGANTDKDLVATAYFYYTTGLMQQIATILGKAADADRYAALRPKIKVAFQTEFITQTGRLTSNTQAAYVLALSFGLIPDNLVAKAAKRLVDDVNHFGHLTTGFLGTPMLCQALTDSGYPEIAYKLLFNKRYPSWLYAVTKGATTIWERWDGIKPDGSFQDVGMNSFNHYAYGAVGEWLYSSVAGLKLDTSVPAYKQFKIKPYPTEELTFAKAKYHSMYGEILSHWEQDDDTFKLNVKVPANTKALIEIPGSDFSKLKEGGIPVDQIQEVEIMGFEDGKLLLEIGSGDYKFECSK, from the coding sequence TTGAAAGTAACGAACCTAAAGACGGAATATAAAAGCAATCCTGTTGGCTTGAAAGCATGTAGCCCTCGGTTAAGCTGGGAAATAGTTGATGAGAAAAGAAATGTTTCTCAGAATGCTTATCAGGTGAAATGTGCAACTTCAAAGCTTGATCTTCAGAATGAAAGTAAGTTGATTTGGAATTCGGGAAGAATTGACTCAGATCAGTCTATTCATGTTGAATATGGTGGACGGGAGCTTCAGTCGGGTCAGCGGGTTTACTGGACCGTTAAAGTTTGGAACAATTACAAGGAAGAATCAGAATGGAGTGCTTCGGCATTTTGGGAAATGGGACTGTTCAATGATGATGATTGGAAAGCTCAATGGATAGAACCTGCCTACAAGGAAGATCCCTCGGATTCGACACCTTCACCTTATTTGCGAAAAGAATTTCACCTTAAAAAAAATATTAAGAAGGCAGCTGCCTACCTGACTTGTCACGGATTGTACGAATTGTCGTTGAATGGTGAGAAAGTAAGCGAGGATTTGTTTACACCCGGTTGGACCAGTTACGAGCAGCGGTTGCAATACCAAACTTACGATGTTACCGAGCAACTGATTTCCGGCAAGAATGCCATTGGCTTTGTCTTGGGAGACGGTTGGTATCGGGGCTATTTGGTATGGCAGGGAAACAAAAATTTGTACGGCGAAAAGCTGGCTTTGCTTTGCCAAATTCGAATTGATTACGAAGATGGAAGCCATGAAATGATTGTAACCGACGATAGTTGGAAATCGAACACTGGGGCAATTCTAAAATCGGATATCTACCATGGTGAAACTTACGATGCCCGTCTGGGAAGTGAAGCATGGAACAAGCCTGACTTTGATGATCAAAACTGGTTCGGAGTCACTATTAAAGAATATGGAGTTGCAAATCTTGTTTCTTCTGAAGGTGTTCCGGTTCGTATCACCGAAACCATCAAGCCGATTGAAAAGATCATTACACCTAAAGGTGAGCTGGTTTTTGATTTAGGTCAAAATATAGTTGGCTGGGTGCGTTTCCGGTTGAAAGGAAATGCGGGAGATCAAATTACGCTGCACCATGCAGAAGTGTTGGATCCGGAAGGCAATTTCTATACCGATAACCTGCGAGCAGCAAAGGCTGAAGATACCTACATCTTCAGAGGCGATGGTGTTGAAGAATTCGAGCCTCGTTTTACTTTTCACGGATTCCGCTTTGTGCGGGTGAGCGATTATTCTGGAGATATTTCATTGGATGATATTGAAGGACGTGTTGTTCATTCGGATATGCCGCTGGCTGGTGAGTTTGAATGCTCCGATCCGCTGGTAAATCGACTACAAAAAAATATTGATTGGGGACTTCGAGGAAACTTCCTCGATGTTCCAACTGATTGTCCGCAACGTGACGAACGCCTAGGCTGGACAGGTGATGCGCAGATTTTTGCGCCAACTGCTTGCTTTAACCGCGATGCCGCAAGTTTTTACACCAAATGGATGAAGGACTATATTGCGGATCAACGCGAAGATGGCAGTGTACCATGGGTTGTTCCAAATGTGATTGAAGATGGCGGAGGTACCGGCTGGTCCGACGGATTTGGCGCAACTGGCTGGGCTGATGCGGCTGTGATTATTCCATGGACCGTTTATCAGGTTTATGGTGATCAACGAATTTTGGAAGAGCAATACGAATCCATGAAGGGTTGGGAAGAATACATGATCAAAGAGTCGGGTGACCGCTATTTGTATGATACAGTATTTCATTTTGGCGATTGGTTGTCTTTTGCCGAATACTATTCGTACTACTATAATGCGCCTGATTATGGTTATGCAGGCGCGAACACCGATAAAGATTTAGTGGCTACAGCCTACTTTTATTACACAACCGGATTAATGCAACAAATTGCGACAATTCTGGGAAAGGCAGCAGATGCGGATCGTTATGCAGCATTACGTCCAAAGATAAAAGTAGCTTTTCAAACTGAGTTTATTACTCAAACCGGCCGATTGACTTCGAACACGCAAGCTGCTTATGTTTTGGCCTTGTCATTTGGATTGATCCCCGATAATTTAGTGGCGAAAGCTGCTAAGCGTCTGGTGGATGATGTCAATCATTTTGGACATTTAACAACTGGATTTTTAGGAACACCAATGCTTTGTCAGGCATTGACCGATTCCGGCTATCCTGAAATCGCGTACAAGTTGCTGTTTAATAAGCGTTATCCTTCTTGGTTGTATGCGGTTACAAAAGGTGCTACAACTATTTGGGAACGTTGGGATGGCATTAAGCCCGATGGGAGTTTTCAGGATGTTGGCATGAATTCGTTCAACCATTACGCCTACGGTGCAGTGGGAGAGTGGCTTTATTCGTCGGTGGCAGGTCTGAAATTGGACACAAGTGTTCCGGCATACAAGCAATTTAAAATAAAACCTTATCCAACCGAAGAATTGACCTTTGCTAAGGCGAAATATCATTCCATGTATGGCGAAATTCTCAGCCATTGGGAGCAAGATGACGACACGTTTAAATTGAACGTGAAAGTGCCAGCTAATACGAAAGCATTAATTGAAATACCCGGAAGTGATTTTTCAAAATTGAAAGAAGGTGGAATTCCGGTCGATCAAATTCAAGAGGTTGAAATAATGGGATTTGAAGATGGGAAACTGCTACTGGAAATTGGTTCTGGAGACTATAAGTTTGAATGTTCAAAATAA
- a CDS encoding RNA polymerase sigma-70 factor yields MSGVNLEIVNLRNGVKETYRHLYHQYYSMLFNLAYQYLDDADDAKEIVQNAFLKLWEIKGQLKDNSNLKNYLYTLVKNGCLNQIKRKQIVNNHNNNIKQRELELQYESLSRTSFDYMEVEELKDKIEEAVSNLPEHCRKVFCMSRYEGFKNTEIAEKLNISEKTVEAHMTKALKSLRVALKDYLPLLISVLFQ; encoded by the coding sequence ATGTCAGGTGTGAATCTCGAAATAGTAAATTTACGTAATGGTGTCAAAGAGACCTACCGGCATCTTTATCACCAATATTATTCGATGTTGTTTAATTTAGCTTATCAGTACCTTGATGATGCCGATGATGCAAAGGAAATTGTACAGAATGCCTTTTTAAAGCTTTGGGAAATAAAAGGTCAGCTTAAGGATAATTCCAACTTGAAGAATTACCTGTATACGTTGGTCAAAAATGGTTGCCTGAATCAGATTAAACGGAAGCAGATCGTCAATAATCATAACAACAACATCAAACAAAGGGAATTGGAGTTGCAGTATGAATCTTTATCTCGCACGTCTTTTGACTATATGGAGGTTGAAGAGTTGAAGGACAAAATTGAGGAGGCTGTAAGTAATTTACCAGAGCACTGCCGCAAGGTGTTTTGCATGAGTCGTTATGAGGGCTTCAAAAATACAGAGATTGCTGAAAAACTAAATATTTCAGAGAAGACAGTTGAAGCTCATATGACAAAAGCGCTTAAAAGTCTGAGAGTCGCCCTAAAAGATTATCTCCCATTATTAATCTCAGTTCTTTTTCAATAA